Proteins encoded by one window of Dialister pneumosintes:
- the rsmD gene encoding 16S rRNA (guanine(966)-N(2))-methyltransferase RsmD, whose translation MLRIISGTAKGTVLETPKGENTRPTLGSTRESIFNVLANIGIIESRVLDVFAGTGALGLEALSRGAAKATFIDKNTSAIIKRNAKKCHMETQVEILAGDVFQSLTSLEGKAFDYLFIDPPYERDFINKIIEFIFKYRLVSQGAILIVEHTTKEPINLEAISDKCTLWKEKKRGMTLVTYLRCHV comes from the coding sequence ATGTTACGAATTATTTCAGGTACGGCTAAAGGTACTGTACTTGAAACGCCTAAAGGTGAAAATACACGTCCTACATTAGGAAGTACTCGAGAAAGCATCTTTAATGTACTTGCAAATATAGGTATAATAGAAAGCAGAGTTCTTGATGTTTTTGCAGGTACCGGTGCTCTTGGACTGGAAGCGCTAAGTCGTGGAGCAGCAAAAGCCACTTTTATTGATAAAAATACAAGTGCTATCATAAAGAGAAATGCAAAAAAGTGCCATATGGAAACGCAGGTGGAAATTCTTGCGGGAGATGTGTTTCAATCGTTAACTTCTTTAGAAGGAAAAGCTTTTGATTATTTATTTATAGACCCACCTTATGAAAGAGATTTTATAAATAAAATTATTGAATTCATTTTTAAATATCGATTGGTAAGTCAAGGGGCTATATTAATAGTGGAACACACTACAAAAGAGCCAATTAATCTGGAAGCAATTTCTGATAAATGTACTCTTTGGAAAGAAAAAAAACGGGGTATGACACTAGTCACCTATTTACGATGTCATGTATAG
- the coaD gene encoding pantetheine-phosphate adenylyltransferase has protein sequence MKLAIYPGSFDPITNGHLNVIERASKLVDHLIVAVLDNPNKQSMFTMGERVHMLKKVTETLSNVEIDSSHKLLYEYAQEKNCKFLVRGIRFYAEFESEFQRALLLRKIAPQLETIFLTTESEYSYLSSSIVKEIAFFGGDIKQMVPSYVETMIQGKIKIHKSEV, from the coding sequence ATGAAGTTAGCGATTTATCCAGGTAGTTTTGATCCTATTACCAATGGACATTTAAATGTTATTGAACGGGCTTCAAAATTGGTAGATCATTTGATTGTAGCGGTATTAGATAACCCTAATAAGCAGTCGATGTTTACGATGGGAGAACGTGTACATATGTTAAAAAAAGTAACAGAAACACTTTCTAATGTTGAAATCGATAGCTCTCATAAGTTACTCTATGAATATGCACAAGAAAAAAATTGTAAATTTCTTGTTCGAGGCATTCGGTTCTATGCTGAGTTTGAATCTGAATTTCAACGAGCGTTATTGTTGCGAAAGATAGCTCCACAACTTGAAACAATATTTTTGACAACAGAGAGTGAGTACTCTTATTTAAGTTCAAGTATTGTTAAAGAGATTGCATTTTTTGGTGGGGATATTAAACAAATGGTACCGTCTTATGTTGAAACAATGATTCAAGGGAAAATTAAGATTCATAAAAGCGAGGTATAA
- a CDS encoding helix-hairpin-helix domain-containing protein gives MIWQTADGNFDRRFIGLVIIIAVIISVLGLYTYHLAYHVDDIEEIISNDTSTLYKEGGVLVYITGAVKNPGVYEMPKESHIYDAIQAAGDILPYADVENIDLTALVGESPYILIKTNPQKVNINAIGKVNINYAGEAELMTLKGIGKSTAEKISHYRKEHGLFFKKEDLKKVPGIGETKYSKIEEQITL, from the coding sequence ATGATTTGGCAAACTGCAGATGGTAATTTTGATAGGAGATTTATTGGATTAGTAATTATTATAGCAGTCATTATATCTGTGTTAGGATTATATACTTATCACTTGGCTTATCACGTAGATGATATAGAAGAGATTATTTCAAATGATACATCTACTCTTTATAAAGAAGGCGGAGTACTTGTTTATATTACCGGAGCAGTAAAAAATCCGGGAGTATATGAAATGCCTAAAGAAAGTCATATTTATGATGCAATTCAGGCTGCAGGAGATATCTTGCCTTATGCAGATGTAGAGAATATAGATTTAACTGCATTAGTTGGAGAGTCGCCATATATTCTCATAAAAACTAATCCACAAAAAGTAAATATAAATGCAATCGGAAAAGTAAATATTAATTATGCAGGCGAAGCAGAATTAATGACTTTAAAAGGTATTGGAAAATCAACTGCAGAGAAAATTAGTCATTACCGTAAAGAGCATGGACTGTTTTTTAAGAAAGAAGATTTAAAAAAAGTTCCCGGTATAGGTGAAACTAAATATAGTAAGATAGAGGAACAAATTACTTTGTGA
- a CDS encoding Na+/H+ antiporter NhaC family protein has translation MESLLLIAFAIILITCVLSGYSMFIALFIGWSMFFFYGIHKGKTIKEMLSYCQNGISMVQTVLITFMLIGMLTAVWRSCGSIAYIVYETSIFFAPQSMIILTFLLCALVSFLIGTAFGSAATIGVICVTMANSMNIPIIYTGGAMLAGIYFGDRCSPVSTSCLLVSTLTHTDQLENIKTMFKTAAVPFIISCILYLLLGLQLPYTETSTASRDLLATHYVMTPLTLLPVITVLVLALFRVNVKITLTISTLIGLILSVLVQGMPLSKIFPLLISGFTPENSEIAMIMGGGGLISMLSVMGIVCISSSFSGMFEGTGFLDHIQKRIIILSDYLSPFGTILLVSILSATISCNQSLAIMLTNQLCHPLENDRAQFASDLENTAVVTAPLIPWSIADAVPLVTVGAPTLSILTAFYLFLVPLWNLLVQNLPLIKQKVRARI, from the coding sequence ATGGAATCACTTTTATTAATTGCATTTGCAATCATTTTGATTACTTGTGTCTTGTCCGGATATTCTATGTTTATTGCACTCTTCATCGGATGGAGTATGTTTTTCTTTTATGGTATTCATAAAGGCAAAACAATAAAAGAAATGCTCTCTTATTGCCAAAATGGAATATCTATGGTACAAACCGTTCTTATTACTTTTATGCTTATCGGTATGCTCACTGCCGTATGGCGCTCTTGCGGCTCTATTGCTTATATTGTATATGAAACCTCTATATTTTTTGCTCCTCAAAGTATGATTATTCTTACTTTTTTATTATGTGCCTTAGTATCATTTTTAATTGGAACTGCTTTTGGAAGTGCCGCTACTATAGGTGTTATCTGCGTTACAATGGCAAATAGTATGAATATCCCTATCATATATACCGGCGGTGCCATGTTGGCAGGAATTTATTTTGGAGATCGATGCTCTCCTGTATCTACCAGTTGCCTCCTAGTCAGCACACTTACTCATACCGACCAATTAGAAAATATAAAAACGATGTTTAAAACAGCAGCTGTTCCTTTTATCATATCCTGTATCTTATATTTATTATTAGGCTTACAACTTCCATATACAGAAACTTCTACAGCATCTAGAGATCTTCTGGCTACACACTATGTCATGACACCACTCACCCTACTTCCGGTAATTACAGTTTTAGTTTTAGCACTCTTTCGAGTTAATGTAAAAATAACACTTACAATTAGTACATTAATAGGGCTTATACTTAGTGTATTAGTACAAGGAATGCCACTAAGTAAAATTTTTCCTCTTCTTATTTCCGGTTTTACACCTGAAAATAGTGAGATCGCAATGATTATGGGCGGTGGTGGACTTATTTCTATGCTTTCTGTTATGGGAATTGTGTGCATTTCATCCAGTTTTTCAGGAATGTTTGAAGGGACCGGATTTCTTGATCATATTCAAAAACGTATAATCATTCTAAGTGATTACCTTTCTCCATTTGGGACTATTCTTTTGGTTTCTATTCTTTCAGCAACTATATCCTGTAACCAATCCTTAGCAATTATGCTTACTAACCAACTATGTCATCCTTTAGAAAATGATCGTGCACAATTCGCTTCGGATTTAGAAAACACTGCAGTGGTAACAGCGCCTTTAATTCCATGGTCAATTGCAGATGCAGTTCCACTAGTTACTGTTGGTGCACCTACATTAAGCATATTAACCGCTTTTTATCTTTTCCTTGTACCGCTCTGGAATTTATTAGTTCAAAATCTTCCTTTGATAAAACAAAAAGTTCGTGCGAGAATATAA
- a CDS encoding LysR family transcriptional regulator, which produces MHILPMYYFKAVVKYKSINKAAHELHITQQTLSAHMNSIERELGCILFNRSPNFQLTYEGEKFYRYVKTIINTYESMQKEFSLLAQNESGAIRIGIAHTRSQALIPRAAARFIPQYPYVRIDLKELSNDKLISELREGKLDIAIGDIPLDSTEYATEILHKEEILLVVPTTYMRNNASYTEILSEVPLLVSHSEDITGRMARAIVKENHIVPNIAVSSDNIETLLDMCSLGLGACFCSDKLLTFHMSTNDSFNKNFKIYHTNIIYPIIAAYPKDDVMEKIIKTFIEGIKE; this is translated from the coding sequence ATGCATATTTTGCCGATGTATTATTTTAAAGCTGTTGTTAAATATAAGAGTATCAATAAGGCTGCTCATGAGTTGCACATAACACAACAAACTTTGAGTGCTCATATGAATTCTATTGAACGAGAATTGGGCTGTATACTTTTTAATCGTAGCCCTAATTTTCAGTTAACGTATGAGGGGGAAAAATTTTATAGATATGTAAAAACCATTATCAATACATATGAATCTATGCAAAAAGAATTCAGTTTATTGGCACAAAATGAAAGTGGTGCTATTCGAATAGGAATTGCACATACGAGAAGCCAAGCTTTGATTCCTCGTGCGGCAGCTCGTTTTATTCCGCAGTATCCATATGTTCGAATTGATTTAAAAGAATTATCCAATGATAAACTAATCAGTGAACTTCGGGAAGGGAAGTTGGATATAGCCATTGGAGACATTCCGTTAGATAGCACGGAATATGCAACTGAAATATTACATAAAGAAGAAATTTTATTAGTAGTACCAACAACTTATATGAGGAATAATGCTTCGTATACGGAAATTCTATCTGAAGTTCCACTTTTAGTAAGTCATAGTGAAGATATTACCGGACGTATGGCTCGTGCTATTGTAAAAGAGAATCATATAGTACCTAATATTGCAGTATCATCCGATAATATTGAAACATTGTTGGACATGTGTAGTTTGGGGTTAGGTGCTTGTTTTTGTTCTGATAAATTATTGACATTTCATATGAGTACTAATGATAGTTTTAATAAAAATTTTAAAATATATCATACCAATATTATTTATCCTATTATTGCAGCATATCCAAAGGATGATGTAATGGAAAAAATTATAAAAACATTTATTGAGGGGATTAAAGAATAA
- a CDS encoding ComEC/Rec2 family competence protein — MKYGLLLGATLFSIGILLKECISGSFLYIGLIFIFLCGVFVCLWKKYFHIKGIIICGVGLLITAGVLRAHIEEIDWQRYSSFAVGHTGSYQVIVAGEPEKVFGKSGKIRLLVDLEHGNFENHERYLLRGKAYVYTAEVEKIISIKPGDRLLIFGKLYPLRFYKNPGKINLEKRAQSQRVLGHIYVKNVKDVVYKNTSHRYLVNRWVYQLKCDVKSYFLKYMDTTRSSILMTLLFGGSYQELPDTVVKDFSVTGIIHILSVSGSHIAVVLSFLFLIGKWLHAPKKIIVIVSIVSMCGYALMASLVPSVIRATLMGILSAMGLLCNRDRDALNLLGGAVLLMLIWKPLLLYDISFQLSASASLGILLFFRNVSSLLQKQNWIPFWVSEGIALAISAQLVTLPFVLYNFHAFPVYFILSNLLVTPFLEMALLLGLGASLLFLIVSPIAELFLYIADCFIGYGTAINQQIASLPYASLNLRGLTPLEVLGYYVLLLVIFFRKHLWKFKIGTWFTLLSTLLIGIGIIIEKLCMPSLVVSILDVSPAQVFIVQSIEKTILFIKLPGVIHPCLKEEIESYLSFKGIFSIDVLVLESSELKETTDFSLSIPIKSIWIKGINKENLPFWTQYPAIDRNVKRLMIGKNLRIHSVGNSWGIYNHDKGIMIDRGEFVTLKSKLPINHVVWIQDFYGFKPEILDDKIKILHPEVIVFMEKEFIDEEYKNILSEGLKYPVLNSKDGCIILYCYHHWSSG; from the coding sequence ATGAAGTATGGATTGTTGCTAGGGGCAACATTATTTTCTATTGGCATCTTATTAAAAGAGTGTATTTCAGGCTCTTTTTTATATATTGGGCTTATATTTATTTTTTTATGTGGAGTCTTTGTCTGTTTATGGAAGAAATATTTTCACATAAAAGGAATTATTATTTGTGGGGTTGGACTACTTATAACAGCCGGAGTACTTCGGGCACATATAGAAGAAATAGATTGGCAGCGGTATTCTTCTTTTGCGGTCGGTCATACAGGTTCCTATCAAGTGATAGTAGCAGGAGAACCGGAAAAAGTATTCGGGAAAAGTGGTAAAATTCGTTTGTTAGTAGATCTAGAGCACGGGAACTTTGAAAATCATGAAAGGTATTTATTAAGAGGGAAAGCATATGTATATACTGCCGAAGTAGAAAAAATTATTTCTATAAAACCGGGGGATAGGCTTTTAATCTTTGGGAAATTATACCCGCTTCGCTTTTATAAAAATCCTGGAAAAATAAATTTAGAAAAGAGAGCACAAAGTCAAAGGGTATTAGGGCATATATATGTAAAAAATGTAAAGGATGTTGTTTATAAAAATACATCACATCGATATCTAGTGAACCGATGGGTATATCAACTGAAATGTGATGTTAAATCGTACTTTTTAAAATATATGGACACTACAAGAAGCTCTATTCTTATGACATTGCTTTTTGGTGGTAGTTACCAAGAGTTGCCTGATACGGTTGTAAAAGATTTTTCTGTAACAGGTATAATACATATATTATCTGTATCCGGATCTCATATAGCAGTAGTACTTTCTTTTTTATTTTTAATAGGGAAATGGTTACATGCTCCTAAGAAGATTATTGTAATTGTATCTATAGTGAGTATGTGTGGATATGCATTGATGGCTTCTTTGGTTCCTTCAGTTATTCGTGCAACACTTATGGGGATATTATCGGCAATGGGATTATTATGTAATCGTGATAGAGATGCTCTTAATTTATTGGGTGGAGCTGTGCTATTAATGCTTATTTGGAAGCCACTATTACTTTATGATATTAGCTTTCAGCTTTCTGCCTCCGCTTCTTTAGGGATTTTATTGTTCTTTCGTAATGTATCTTCATTATTACAAAAGCAGAATTGGATACCTTTTTGGGTTTCTGAAGGAATTGCTTTAGCTATATCGGCACAACTTGTAACATTGCCTTTTGTTCTGTATAATTTTCATGCGTTTCCCGTATATTTTATATTATCGAATTTGTTGGTTACTCCTTTTTTAGAGATGGCGTTGCTTTTAGGATTAGGAGCTTCTTTATTATTCTTGATAGTTTCACCAATTGCCGAATTATTTTTATATATAGCAGATTGTTTTATTGGATATGGAACTGCAATTAATCAACAGATTGCTTCTTTACCCTATGCTTCACTTAACCTTAGAGGACTTACTCCACTTGAAGTTTTAGGATATTATGTGCTTTTATTAGTAATTTTTTTTAGAAAACACCTATGGAAATTTAAAATAGGGACATGGTTTACTCTATTATCCACATTGCTTATCGGGATAGGAATCATTATCGAAAAGTTATGCATGCCTTCCTTGGTGGTGTCTATATTGGATGTATCTCCTGCACAAGTATTTATTGTGCAAAGCATAGAGAAAACGATTCTTTTCATAAAATTACCCGGAGTTATTCATCCTTGTTTAAAAGAAGAAATTGAATCTTATCTCTCTTTTAAAGGGATTTTTTCTATTGATGTACTGGTTTTAGAATCTTCTGAATTAAAAGAAACTACAGATTTTTCTTTATCTATACCTATTAAATCCATATGGATTAAAGGCATAAACAAGGAAAATTTACCGTTTTGGACACAATACCCTGCCATTGATAGGAATGTTAAGCGATTAATGATTGGTAAAAATCTGAGAATACATTCAGTAGGAAACAGTTGGGGAATATATAATCATGATAAAGGTATAATGATTGATAGAGGGGAGTTTGTAACATTAAAAAGTAAGTTACCAATAAATCACGTCGTTTGGATACAAGATTTTTATGGGTTTAAACCTGAAATACTAGATGATAAAATAAAGATATTACACCCTGAAGTAATCGTTTTTATGGAAAAAGAATTTATAGACGAAGAATATAAAAATATTTTATCCGAAGGATTAAAATATCCGGTGTTAAATAGTAAGGATGGATGCATAATTTTATACTGTTACCATCATTGGTCATCGGGGTAA
- the holA gene encoding DNA polymerase III subunit delta has product MTTSGKKNNCILFYGEDTVLINEKCKEYIHHYFGSKGPEPIVFDEEGSYEEYIQNIQGQSLFAMDVVVIMHNPFFLNKGLRNEEEFSQFLTVLKNIPPEVLVIMTHVGKVDKRLSHIKELLKIVESREFNFLKVKEAPDELISMIRIRGKKLEYSVRPLLEEVIGAWTEVSLTLLHSICDKIMIMSAGQETVTAAVVREALPTYMEQGVFKFYDKLIAADSIYILQNTEHVFTDIPSILKNLGFISSKFRQMKMIKEMKRQHMSVKDMQNKLSVKYSFMWKNLERDADKTKETTIEWFLCEIFNFQYRMRVKAEKLEIIDLFLRFCQKQKHNHY; this is encoded by the coding sequence ATGACTACATCAGGAAAGAAGAATAACTGTATCTTGTTTTATGGGGAAGATACAGTTTTGATTAATGAAAAATGTAAAGAATATATTCATCATTATTTTGGAAGTAAAGGTCCGGAACCGATTGTATTTGATGAAGAAGGCAGTTATGAAGAATACATTCAGAATATACAAGGACAGTCTTTGTTTGCTATGGATGTGGTTGTTATTATGCATAACCCTTTTTTCTTAAATAAAGGATTACGAAACGAAGAGGAGTTCTCACAGTTTTTAACCGTCTTAAAGAACATACCGCCAGAAGTTCTTGTAATTATGACACATGTAGGAAAAGTAGATAAACGTTTATCACATATTAAAGAATTACTTAAAATAGTAGAGAGTAGAGAGTTTAATTTTCTTAAAGTTAAAGAGGCACCGGATGAGCTTATTTCTATGATTAGAATTCGTGGGAAGAAATTGGAATATAGCGTAAGGCCTCTTTTAGAAGAAGTGATAGGTGCATGGACGGAAGTTTCTTTGACATTATTACATTCAATCTGTGATAAAATCATGATTATGTCAGCCGGTCAGGAAACGGTTACAGCAGCTGTTGTACGAGAAGCACTTCCCACATATATGGAGCAAGGTGTTTTTAAGTTTTATGATAAACTGATTGCAGCGGATAGTATATATATATTACAAAATACGGAACATGTATTTACCGATATACCATCCATACTTAAAAATCTAGGATTTATCTCTTCTAAATTTAGACAGATGAAAATGATTAAAGAAATGAAACGACAACATATGTCGGTAAAAGATATGCAGAATAAATTGAGTGTTAAATACTCTTTCATGTGGAAAAATTTAGAAAGAGATGCAGATAAAACTAAAGAAACTACCATAGAGTGGTTTTTATGTGAGATTTTCAATTTTCAATATAGAATGCGTGTAAAAGCGGAAAAGTTGGAAATTATAGATTTATTTTTACGCTTTTGCCAAAAACAGAAACATAACCACTATTGA
- a CDS encoding PolC-type DNA polymerase III → MGKYHLKVKNGTMPFTFMDIDTEDHAWYIQADDKEAAIACLCDMCGELNAIDIFYVNGEDVTLRVMEYKKNIAIAFEEHPLPTDEMTSTSPVDIPMPMDDSKDRYIADIHDMKLPSIEMPSDLPQLTQVISSTASMRSIKNKNSKKGHMDKDVLIGKKAIKGTITSVKNLVGEMDNVVVQGTVISFDFRQLRDNRLIFTMKFADETNGISCKKFFDSEEEASLLKEILKEGMTVKVSGNVRLDKYTGGYVLNIRQIEKTTIERLPHEDNAENPRVELHLHTKMSLDGLIDTEEVIKTAAAWKHPAIAITDHGVIQAFPKIQDLAKKYKQKVIYGMEGYLIEDIPTDIDTDRQRYYHIIVLAKNMTGLRNLYRLVTLSHLKFYRKRPLIPKAIMEELREGIILGSACVVGEFFQAVLQGKSDEKLIEIAKFYDYLEVQPIGNNSFLINDDKYPEVTSERDLQELNKKVIDIGEKTGIPVCATSDAHYLFREDRVNRDILLSMWEKPGKIDSHPSVYLRTTQEMLDEFNYISPKKAQEIVIDNTRNIAEACQTIEPLAEEWKSYNPKISGADKKLLDMCYQNAKAIYGDPLPAVVQQRLDSELDPIIKHGFGVLYFIAHKLVKHSNDRGYLVGSRGSVGSSFVATLAGITEVNPLPPHYVCPSCHWTKFYTDGSVGGGFDLPNKECPNCGTVLNKNGHNIPFAVFLGFDGDKVPDIDLNFSSGDDQADAHKYTEELFGRDNVFRAGTIAGIQDRTAFGLVKRYAENRGLTYNDIFIEKLAGGVLGVKRTTGQHPAGIMVCPRDMDIHDFTPLQYAANKRYIKGESGEKIPGTITTHFDYHSISGRMLKLDILGHDDPKIIHMLQRLTGVDPLKIPFDDPDTISLFSSTTALGYTEEQLRKTIGDKGYTVGALGLPEYGTPFVRQMLEDTKPQNFSQLVRISGFSHGTNVWLGNAQDLIKSKTVKLEEAISTRDDVMNYLIEHGVKELTAFKVMENVRKGKGLEKTDKTGKKSNNRKEIEEANVPQWFIDSCLKISYLFPRAHAVAYVMMAFRIAWFKINYPLAFYAAYFTIRAEGSFDALIILRGFEAQKAELHRVATMEHPSNVEKDCAIVTEVAAEMYLRGYEFLPISLEHSSASEFTIVDNKILPPFNCIPALGNQVAKDIVAAREVEPFSSKEDLRKRGKVSQSIVETMEEMGILKNLPEEEQLNLFGF, encoded by the coding sequence ATGGGGAAATATCATCTTAAAGTAAAAAATGGAACTATGCCGTTTACTTTTATGGATATTGATACAGAAGATCATGCTTGGTATATCCAAGCAGATGATAAAGAAGCAGCTATCGCATGTCTTTGTGATATGTGTGGTGAACTGAATGCTATAGATATATTTTATGTTAATGGAGAAGATGTAACTTTACGAGTTATGGAATATAAAAAGAATATAGCAATAGCATTTGAAGAACATCCGTTACCAACCGATGAGATGACATCTACCTCTCCTGTTGACATTCCTATGCCTATGGATGATAGTAAAGACCGTTATATAGCAGATATACATGATATGAAATTGCCATCTATAGAGATGCCTTCAGATTTGCCTCAATTAACACAAGTGATTTCTTCTACCGCATCTATGCGAAGTATTAAGAATAAAAATTCAAAAAAAGGGCATATGGATAAAGATGTGTTGATTGGGAAAAAGGCCATTAAAGGAACTATTACTTCTGTAAAAAATCTTGTAGGAGAAATGGATAATGTAGTTGTGCAAGGCACGGTTATTTCTTTTGATTTTAGACAGCTAAGAGATAATCGTCTTATCTTTACGATGAAATTTGCAGATGAAACCAATGGTATTTCTTGTAAAAAATTTTTTGATAGTGAAGAAGAAGCTTCTTTATTAAAAGAAATATTAAAAGAAGGAATGACTGTTAAAGTCAGTGGTAATGTACGTTTAGATAAATATACCGGGGGTTACGTATTAAATATTCGACAAATAGAGAAAACAACCATTGAAAGATTACCACATGAAGATAATGCGGAGAATCCTCGTGTAGAACTTCATCTTCATACAAAGATGAGTTTGGACGGTTTAATAGATACGGAAGAAGTGATTAAAACGGCAGCAGCTTGGAAACATCCTGCTATAGCCATTACCGATCATGGAGTAATACAAGCTTTTCCTAAAATCCAAGATTTAGCAAAAAAATATAAGCAAAAAGTAATCTATGGGATGGAAGGATATCTTATTGAAGATATTCCTACTGATATTGATACAGATAGACAGAGATATTATCATATCATTGTACTGGCAAAAAATATGACCGGTTTACGAAATTTATATAGGTTGGTTACTTTATCGCATTTAAAATTTTATAGAAAAAGACCTCTTATTCCTAAAGCAATTATGGAAGAGTTGCGAGAAGGGATTATTTTGGGATCAGCTTGTGTAGTGGGAGAATTTTTTCAGGCCGTATTACAAGGGAAATCCGATGAGAAGTTAATTGAAATAGCTAAATTCTATGACTATTTAGAAGTACAGCCTATTGGTAATAATTCTTTTTTAATTAATGATGATAAATATCCGGAGGTCACATCAGAAAGAGATTTACAAGAACTGAATAAAAAAGTAATTGATATAGGTGAAAAAACAGGAATACCGGTATGTGCTACTTCGGACGCACATTATTTGTTTAGAGAAGATCGAGTCAATAGAGATATTCTGCTTTCTATGTGGGAGAAACCGGGGAAAATAGATTCTCATCCTTCTGTGTATTTGCGAACTACACAGGAAATGTTAGATGAATTTAATTATATTTCACCGAAAAAAGCACAAGAAATTGTTATAGATAATACAAGAAATATTGCGGAAGCATGTCAGACTATAGAACCATTAGCAGAAGAGTGGAAGTCTTATAACCCTAAGATTTCAGGTGCTGATAAAAAGTTATTAGATATGTGTTATCAAAATGCAAAGGCTATTTATGGAGATCCTTTGCCTGCTGTAGTGCAACAAAGATTGGATTCTGAATTAGATCCGATTATTAAGCATGGGTTTGGGGTTTTATATTTTATTGCACATAAGTTGGTTAAGCATTCAAATGATAGAGGATATTTAGTGGGTTCTCGAGGTTCGGTCGGTTCTTCTTTTGTCGCTACTTTGGCAGGAATTACAGAAGTAAATCCTCTCCCTCCACATTATGTATGCCCCTCTTGTCATTGGACAAAATTCTATACGGATGGTTCAGTAGGTGGTGGATTTGATTTACCAAATAAAGAATGTCCCAATTGTGGAACCGTTCTTAATAAGAATGGACATAATATTCCATTTGCAGTTTTTCTTGGTTTTGATGGGGATAAGGTTCCTGATATTGATTTAAACTTTTCTTCTGGGGATGATCAGGCCGATGCACACAAATATACAGAAGAATTGTTTGGACGAGATAATGTATTCCGTGCAGGAACTATTGCGGGTATTCAAGATAGAACTGCTTTTGGTCTAGTTAAGCGTTATGCAGAAAATAGAGGATTGACCTATAATGATATATTTATTGAAAAATTAGCCGGCGGAGTTTTAGGAGTTAAGAGAACAACCGGACAACACCCTGCAGGAATTATGGTTTGTCCTCGAGATATGGATATCCATGACTTTACACCGCTTCAATATGCAGCAAACAAGAGATATATTAAGGGAGAATCCGGAGAAAAAATTCCGGGAACTATTACTACACACTTTGACTATCATTCTATTTCCGGACGTATGTTGAAGTTAGATATTCTCGGACACGACGATCCTAAGATTATTCATATGTTGCAACGTTTAACAGGAGTTGACCCATTAAAAATTCCTTTTGATGATCCGGATACCATTTCTTTATTCAGTTCTACGACTGCTTTGGGATATACGGAAGAACAACTTAGAAAAACTATTGGGGATAAAGGATATACGGTAGGTGCATTAGGACTTCCGGAATATGGGACACCTTTTGTCCGACAGATGCTTGAGGATACTAAGCCACAAAATTTTTCTCAATTGGTGCGTATTTCCGGATTTTCACATGGTACCAATGTATGGTTAGGCAATGCGCAAGATTTAATTAAATCTAAAACCGTTAAATTAGAAGAAGCTATTTCTACTCGTGATGACGTAATGAACTATTTAATTGAACATGGAGTTAAGGAGTTAACTGCATTTAAAGTCATGGAGAATGTAAGAAAAGGGAAAGGATTGGAAAAGACAGATAAAACCGGAAAAAAATCCAATAATAGAAAAGAAATAGAAGAAGCCAATGTACCACAATGGTTTATCGATTCTTGTTTAAAAATTTCATATTTATTCCCTCGTGCACATGCGGTAGCTTACGTTATGATGGCATTTAGAATTGCATGGTTCAAGATTAATTATCCCTTAGCATTTTATGCGGCGTATTTTACAATTCGTGCAGAAGGTTCTTTTGATGCACTTATTATTCTAAGAGGATTTGAGGCACAAAAGGCAGAATTACATCGTGTAGCGACTAT